In a single window of the Acinetobacter sp. CS-2 genome:
- a CDS encoding H-NS histone family protein, with protein MNNLTRNTGTNDMLNVSKPENVAQMSPVELQNYIEELQQQLVVKENKAFHDAVSAINAIISEKITADGVVDIHTLSEYLKNNHIDTTKVEPVRRQKRKLTHEWVHRENNSLRWAGRGQVIKWLREEMIEKGLDPSDKEAVRSYCEQNLDLKEI; from the coding sequence ATGAACAACTTAACTCGCAATACTGGAACTAATGACATGTTAAATGTATCAAAACCAGAAAATGTTGCTCAAATGTCACCTGTTGAACTTCAGAATTATATTGAAGAACTTCAACAACAACTAGTCGTTAAAGAAAATAAAGCTTTTCACGATGCTGTTAGTGCCATTAATGCAATCATTTCAGAAAAAATTACTGCCGATGGTGTTGTGGACATCCATACACTTAGTGAATATCTAAAAAACAACCACATTGATACCACAAAAGTTGAGCCTGTAAGACGTCAAAAACGTAAGCTTACGCATGAATGGGTTCACCGTGAAAACAACAGCTTACGTTGGGCTGGTCGCGGTCAAGTAATTAAATGGTTACGTGAAGAAATGATTGAAAAGGGTTTAGATCCTTCAGATAAAGAAGCTGTACGTAGTTATTGCGAACAAAATCTAGACCTTAAAGAGATTTAA